CAGCATGTGTTACACACTTTATTTCTTGAAGttagtctttgtgtttttcatttttacttctcCCCACTGCGTGCATGTgtggcttgttgcgtgaatggggtgaagtctgccatctctgattgccttgttttttttgttgttgtttttttccaggctGTGCGGATATTACAAGATGACGTGGCGTGTGACATAATCAAAATCGGGACACTGGTGAGGAATAGAGAGCGGTTTGTGAAGCGAAGGCAGCGGCTGATTGGCCCCAAGGGTTCCACTCTAAAAGTGAGTGAGCTTTTATCATACACACGACATACCTCTAAGGCAGCACTTCATATGTTCATTGATCAGTGTTGCTTAATAAGAATTCTTTGAATTcaaaattcaaggcccttgaacctaaatagacatgagtcattgaaagtgctggaattttgtgcaagaaagaattTAAGTTGATACAGTGTACAGTGCCCACAACATCGCTTGTAATTATGTTATGTGTTATGTTTCTCATGAACACATTGTTCTTGGTGTTTTACAGTAGTTGACATCCTGAATGTTGCATTATTCCTCCTCCAGCttcattttcctcttctcttctgtctctccctttcTTCTCATGAATCATCTTTGTGAAGTCTCCTAATTGGATAAAGTGTTGTTAGTGTCTCCCTAGATTTATTGTCAGAATGCTTAGACATAAGCTTCTTTTGACAGTAATATTAACAGGTACAACGTGGATTTGTGAACCCGCTTAAAAGAAGGTGGTTGACAACATTTGTACAGCCAGCGCTTGTTCTGCCCCTTGAGTttttttcaccctgtgtcacATGTGCATGAATTGTGCCTTCAACCCACCACTTACCAAAGTTTAGGGATGGGAGTATTTGATTATTCACTTGATTATAAAAAGGCAACCAGTTACTGTGACCATTTgtcatatattaaaataaacaaagcaaatgttaaatgtgtatatgtatatgtaagcAAGCTCTCTGAGTCTCAGCTCCTCAGTTtactggtttatttgctccatgtcatgacaaataaatcattaatactgaataattttggtttgtggacataacaAGACATTCGACAGCATAATTTCAAGGTGTGGCAAACACTGAtagacattttttgacattttccgaGATCTTGTGGACCTaacaagtactcaattaatcaagaaagtaATCAACAGTTCACAaattgattgtgaaaataatcactaGTTACAGCCTTATACATTATAGAGTTGAGCTGGAAAAGACTTTGCACTGCTGCTAAAAATGaggcagatgaagaagaaatcagCCAATATAACCCCAGTCATGAGAAACCTGGTTAAACAAATTCCCACAGAATAGGGTTTGAGTAACATTGCAAAAGAGTGTCCCAAGGTCAAGCTACTAAACACAAATTTGAAATAAAGACTTTTACTGACGGCTGCTCTCATGTTTCTTCTGTGCAGGCATTAGAGTTGTTAACCAACTGCTATGTGATGGTGCAAGGTAACACGGTGTCAGCACTGGGGCCTTTTGGTGGTCTGAAGGAGGTAAGAGCCTCACACAGACAATTTACAGGAGATGATGTGTGTGAACTCTGACATACAGGGGGTGATCATGAGCTAATGCTAAGAGTATATAcgattcacattttacataaagATCTTGGGACGTAGATGCAgattctttactttttttctttttttttctcctctgtggtTTAGGTACGCAAAGTGGTGATGGACACGATGAAGAACATCCACCCTATCTACAACATCAAGGTACGTTCAAACTGCTGACTTTAGACCTACCATGGCTCCACAGCAGCATCCACGCCCAATGAAGATGCTTTCCATCCTTGTTCTTGAATTCCTGACGGAAATCTGTCTCTCTGGGTTTGTACGCCAAGGCTGGCGCAACCTGGAGCTGAGGGCTTGAGAGGGGAACCTGTTttcaacaacactcattctaTTTAAAGTGTTGGCTTCAAGAAGAGCTGCTCACAAAGTTGTATCATTCagttatatttcatatttcaaccATTGCGGCTGAGTTGTAaatagggctgggcaatatattgatattttatctATATATTGGAATGTGATTAGATATggtcttttttttggtcattgtCATATTGTGATTAAGGTGTCTGTGAtgacttcctggttttaaaggcggTTGCAGTGATAATCAccatttattatattgaatacattagtgaaatacactaaatattataatttcaatacatactgtatatgtatacagatcataaacagtagatatttattttcactttccatTGAGAAgtgcaaacatctcaaaagaaaacttttcacgagtccagagaaacaacctgtgtgcagctttatatcctcATATGTTGTATGTGGGGGATATAGAGTAAAACTATCCagattatttataagccatataGCTCAGCCTTATAgaaactttgatttgatttatattgtgatatacatggattttttagatttttttttccgtttCACCCAGCCCTGTTCTCACTCAGATTAATCTGGTCACCTGACAAATCACTCTTAATTGTTATGTGGTTTGCAATTGCTACATTTGACATATTCTATGCTGCATATGTGTgataagtcatttttaaaattttcattatttctctagatatttttctgtgtttattagtttatttggaaaaaaaaccaaacatgcaTGGTAATGAGCATAATTTGTAAACATGGATGAAAACAGCTTGTATTTATTCCAGATTATAACAAGAATGCTACTTTGTTTGTGGTCTTTATCCAATGAATAGGAACTTTGAGTATAATAAACCACAgagcaaatacacaaacaataaaacaatacaaccaAACAATACACAATTAAAGTAGGCTTGATTCAGTTATATATCAATATAGTGTAGAgataattttgatttaaaatgccCATGAAGAGGCAAAATGTGGTGCTAAATAAGTGAGTTTGCAGACCTAGTACTGTATACACGATgtgataaaaatgtatcaaagcCTTCTTGCTGAACGTCATCCACTGATGTCTTCCATGTCAGCGTCACCTCTTTCCATATGCTTTGCTGGTGTGACTCTGTCTCTCAGACACTAATGATCAAACGGGAGCTGTCCAAAGACCCGGACCTGCGGACACAGAGCTGGGAACGTTTCCTGCCCAAGTTCCGACACAAAAACCTGGCCAAGCGCAAGGAGCCCAAAAAGAAGACAGTGAAGAAGGAGTACACGCCGTTCCCTCCAGCTCAGCCAGAGAGTCAGGTAAGACACCACATTCCTCTACAACTGCCTCAGTATTATAGCAACATGGGTCACTCATTTTAATATGTAAAGGAAAGTTCCCCTCATTTATTGAGATGTTGAAACGACTAATTTATACAATCATTTCATCTTTTTGTTATAGACTGACAAAGAGCTGGCTACAGGAGAGTTCTTCCTGCGTGAAAGTGtgaaaagaaggaagaagatggaggagatcAAGGTGAGTCGTGTCACTAATAGAGTACTGTTATGCTGCTTTCCATTTTCATAGCATGTCGTTACTGGGAGTGACCTCGCGTCAAGTTCACTGCCTTCCTGTTGAGAAGTCAGAAACGCAAACGTAGGGGTGGATGATATGACGATATTTGATTGTGAAGGTCATAGTAACATTCTATCCTTTGCTGTTCTTTGTTCTTGCGCAAGCacatcacacttttttttctcagctgaATCGCATTATTTGCTAGTCCGCTTCACGTCTGCTATAGAGAAGTACAGGCAGTGCCATGGATTTCTCATTCCCCACCCTGTTTGATTCAGAGTGTAGCTGGAAGCCATggctaaaaaaatgaaaataaaatttagGAGTTGGTCTCTTAAAAGAAACTATCAACTATATACGCGTTTTCCCCAAACAACATGAGTTGTAACTAATACAAAAATATTGTTAGTTGCAGTCATGTTATATTGATGAATAAATGGTGGGAAAATGCTGATAAAGACAGTtagctgattgggcaacagaaaaacatcacatcgcctaccaagtaaaggtgcTGTTCTCAGtagaaacgcaagcctgaccagGGCTTTACGATTCCATACCACACTGTACCAAACCacaccgtaccatgatggaaacacagcataagacTAAAGCAGTAGAGCACAGTTCCTGTTCCAGGAAGTGGCTTTTCTCTTTAAACTCCTCGGTCACTAATTGGCAGACTGTGGTTCAGATCTGGACCAGGCACTATCCTTTCACATTAATAGGATGATATCTGCTTTAATGGCACTAAAGGTCCAGGAAATTACATATGCTGTCAATTACCAAGTGATGACACACATATCAGTGAATTTGTGGTCTCCCTGAATGCACGAGTAGAGCATCTGCATCACTGAACGTCTTATTTGAGGTCAGGTCACATGATTACAGCAGCCACACCGAGTTCCTGGGATTAGAGTTTGTGTTTTACGAGAGAGTGCTTAGTAAAGGCACTCTCCTGTTTCGGTTCCCTGAATCtattctttcctttctttcttttttctttcaacaatgcttttattgtgaaatatttgcatggCTGATGGATACGTAACCTCGTACTGAAAGGTTTATTACAGAGCAGGATTTAAACGTTAAAAATGGCATAACATAGGGAAACCCTGTgtaaaacagagcagcagctgccgTGATAATAAGAGGAAAGTAACTTCATGTGTTGTAATGTGAGCAGATGAAAATGTAGTTGGCGCAGAGTTTTAGtaaacaaaaagtaaaggatgaaCGTAATGTGTAATCAGTGTAATTAATTCACACTTCATTTTAgcctcatattttttttacatatgtgtaagtcattttgtttaaaaaaataaataaatataaatgttttttttttcacccatcctcttcaaataataataaaattatcTAAATTTTATTTCACTATACTAAATTTGAATGGAAATTCAGTTGTTGActacacacagtcactgataCATGCATTTGAATATACAATATACTGGACTTATGTGACACTATGATGTTCTGGAACATTTCTCAATCTGGACCTCTTGGGATTTTAATTGACAACACCTGGGCTGAATCACCAcgactttgttttcatttagtgTCTACTGCAGAAACTCGGCCTGAAATACCAAGGCAAGAATTAGAAAACTCATGTGTGACTCATTGTTCCTCTTTCTCAGGTCAAACAAGCAGAGGCATTGACTAAGAAGCAGGAGCAACGTAACAAAGCTTTCATCCCTCCTAAAGAAAAGCCTTTAATGAAGAAGACCGTAAAAGGTAAAAATCATCTTTGTTGtcggaaaacaaaacaaagcaaatctGCATGAAACTGAGTGTTGCTATATTACACTTTCTCTCTCCAGCACTTGAACCGTGGTGTGAGtggttgacacacacacacctcacagaGCACCTCATTAGTGGTGGGGATTTTgcagaaagcttgtttttattattgaaaagACTCGaaccaatcaatcaattttATAATagattatataatatatagattTTACAATAATAgatagtaatcaattaataattacTACTACTAAACTTGCACAGCCATTTCAAAAGCATCATGTTCCAACTTCATAGCAAATATTCTATGtgggaaataaatgtgtgtgcttttatgtgAAATTTAGGGTTTGTGGTATTTGATTTCTACATTTCCACCATTTCCTGATCCAGTGTTTTTGACTCAGTCGTAAGTCGATAGTCAGAACTCTGCAGATCTCTTGCTAAATGAAACACAGCTGAAAGCCATGCTGCATCTTCTCAGCATCAAACACTGATGTGATGGATTCAAGTGTTTTCTTGTATGATTTAGCTCCATGAGACATAATTAAATGCACACAGGTGTTTGGAAATAAGTTTCCTTTTTCTCCTTAAATAGCATTTACAACactacatatatgtatgtatgtgtgtatatatacacgaGTTGAGCCGACTAGTGcgagaactgtataatggaaatgtAAGTAAGTGTAGAACTAACTTGTGTTCCACGTGTGTCACAGCTCCCACAGAAAACAAGCTGGACATCGAAGCCATCAAGGCAAAGGTACAAAAAGCCAAAACCAAGAAACTGGGAGCTCCACCAGTGAACCCGTCTCCTCCAGCCAGCAGcacagacaagaagaagaagaagaacaaaaacaagggcTAACCTAGCTGCTGTTTGCTGGACAGAGTAAGGACTTGGTAAAGACGTCATGTCAGACATGTTTGTATGTGCTTGCCtcaaaaaaagttcaaatacAAACTgacaattccttttttttttttttatcaaactaCATTTCTGCTTTGAGGAATTGTTTATTCTTGTATATTTCTTTCTGTGGAGACCAGGTGTGTTAAAGAGCAAAAGATTTCCCTCTTGTTGTCGTCATTTTTGTCCAGATTATGTACGGTCAGTATTTATATATTGAATAGTGTATATTTTTCTCTCTAATAATGATTGATGTGTGTTCAGGAGGCAGCgagatggaaaaaaatgtgtagtttttgtAATTTGCTGTTGAAGGTTTTTAAACCTCTGATATTAAAAatatcagggttcccacacgtCCTTGAAGTGCGTGAAAGTTTGTGAACAatgagtaaataataataagcaagagaaaacaaatactGCGTGAAGCccgggaaatgcaaattccaagatctctggctcaccaaagaaaatttcAAAGACTGGCCAAGATCCCAAGAACAATCACTTGGCCAGATGCCGAGTGccaacaaatcaataaaactggATGCCATGGGAAcagcggctcttacaagttgccctcccatctttagctgtgtcagcacattcagtccttgaatccTGGATAGTCCTTGacaaagtccttgaatttgatgtcaaccaaggtgtgggaaccctgatatATGATTTGggacaacaaaaaatgtcaatagcTAAAAACctaacatcatcattttaacGCCATATTCAGATTAACACTGGGGTTCTACTCATAGCAGAAGACATCAGGGTAGAAGTAATGGACTGCAAATGCAGCGATGAAGGTGAGGGTGAGGGCAACAGGCCGAACAACAAGAATAGACACAAAGTTGGAGTCAGGCGCAGCCAGAGCAGGATCCCAGTCTGGACTCCAGTTGTAGCCTAGAAACACAGATGATGGAGGCAGTGGTTTTCAGAGGAGTTTATACTGTTTCGTCTGTGatatatagaaataaaactTTCTGTACAGTGACCCACATTTTAAAGATGGTAATTGCCCTCATTGCCCCACATCTATCATGACCAAATGTGTGGTTAAtgtacagccatatctgtaacgccgtatatcatttttaattggTAAACAAATTTTTTAagcatatacacataaatcttaactttAAGTTTGGGGAAATgcagcaaatttgtttggggacccaaaaaagaATTTCTCCCACAACCCATCTGTGGATCTTGACCCAGTGTTTCtgatacatacagtaaatgttattattgtattgtcaCTTACTTTTCGGCGAATCTCGCTCTTTGTTACCTGCAGAGACATTAAAAGTGGCATTTCatggtttttgaagtgtggttgtatgaggtaccgAGTTTCATTTACATCGGAACATGGAAGTCGGAACACTGTTTTGGTTGAGAAAAAAGCAAGGAAACATGAGTCTGgtgctagccattgttagcaataccagtatTAGCAACACGTCTACGGTTGGTAATTTTATAGTACTGTGTGTAAGACTGATTTATTGTTGGATAAATATGACAGGAATGCTTTTGGTGGAAAAAGTATTGTTTGTATGGTGGCAGCCATACAAACAATACTGCCTGAGCTATGCACATCCTCTGTGCCAAGAGCCAGCATGACAGACAAGATTCTAGAGGGAATTTTTCCCACTTTCCAAAAGGCTTATCTCCTAATATCTACAGTTgcttatgtgtttttattaaaaatatatttctatttttatttcattgttagACAGCACTGCAAACCAAAGTTTGTGTCGCAAACTGCTCACTCCctacaccaaactccatagagaaaatctgcacaggagttgttaaaccactgctgcctccacctgtaagttcaaatgtgttattttgtgacttctatATCTGAAATGcattctttattatttaaataagttACCCACACTTACCAAAGAGGCACCAGCAGCATGTAAAACACTGACTTAATCTATGGACCTTAGTGAAGGAGAGTGAACGAtgtacaaacttcagtttctggccagaaaaggctgtctaatggcAAGATAAAGTCATTCTTGTGATGTCGGCTTAAACCCCCTCCAGTATTTGGTCCAATCTTACTGAGTTTAAAGCCTTCCTAAAGCattaattgtgttttgtcattttaatgccTCAAGACCTATATCCTCTTTactaaatatctaaataaatatttcatcttAGTCACACCACTGGTGTTCATTTCCTGTGATGGCAAAAAAACTGACCACCATAGGAAATGAGCTGGGTCAAGTGAAAGTACTTTttatattgtagacttaagcaggtgtagatgtTATTAGGTGAGGCTTTAAGTACAATCATTTTTAGATCCCAATAACTGTTTACAGAGGTCACTTCAAAACAGAATATGAAACTTAAATGTGAGTGAAAATAgttaaaaacactataaaatgAAACGTTTAATGGTTTTATGACAAAGTACAATAACAGAAGTATtatagcagctcagcctcaaacTTCCGCTACTGAGGTTTCTGACTCCGGATGACCTGGTTGACGCGCTTTGCCTTGGCGATCGCTCTTTTGTACTCTGATTGAATGTCCAGGCTGTTTGTTTAGTTgcaatatattggtttattgctGTGCGTTTCTTTGCATAATGAAATTCCTTCAAATAATCCACAAACATTCACGAGTAGCGCCTCCGCGGTACAGCGGTCAAAAACCGTTTGCCCTTCCGGTTCACaaacctgacaaggacagtgatattgccacctatatacacacctgagctccccctctgagagcacagcgaccccacacacacattgagtgaattacaccaaaccctcataccacaattaaacacattcggCTTCTATACACCGGCCCCTAATTGTTAATGGCAGCCTGACATAacaattcaaacacaacaagacaGGAGCAAATAATGTGTTGATACAGTTACATTAAAGTGCAGTACAGACAAATCTATATTCCATGTACCAAACAAAGTTTCGTCACTGGCCTTTCAATAATGTTGGCCCTTGTCTGTAACCTCACGGAACCAGCCCTTGTTTATCTGGAAAAACCTCCAGAACCCTGCCAAGCAGCCATGAGTGGTTCCAGGCCATAGCATCCTCTGAGAGCTTTGAttggctctctgtctgtctgtccacttcTGTTTTCAGCTGCAGATTCTCTTGCTGCAGAAGCCGATTCTTCTGAGTCTCCTGGTTTaattcctccttctccttctgacCACGCCCTTCATGCTCGTCCCAATTCTCCTTCTGCTGCACCAAAACACAATACTTGTTGTGCAGCGTCCTGTGTTCATTCTCTAGTGCCCTCTGTTTGCCTTTCAACGATGCATGCTGACTGATCAGCTGCTCATACTCGTACGCTTGCCTTTCCTGAACACTCAGCAGGCGTTCGTGGTCACTGAGCACACTTTCTCGAGCCCGCCATGCCTCCTCACGCTGTCGCTGCCATGACTCTACCTCCGTCTCCAAGGCTGTGACTTGACCTTGCAGCACAGCATTCTGGGCCGTCAGAGACACACTCTGAGAGGAGAGTGTGGAGTTCTCCACCTGCAGTTTTGCCGTTTGTGTGAGTAAGCCTGAATTCTGTTCCTGTAGGGTGGTGGTGTGTCGCTGCAGTGCCACCATCTGGTTGTTAAGAGAAGTGTTCTGGTTCTCCAACTGCTTGATCTGGTCCTTCACTTTTACCTCACGGACCCTCGCCTCACTGTTAGACTGAGCACGCTCCTGAAGAGACGCCACTGCCTCAGACAGGTGCTGCTTCTCATTTAACTCATAGCTGTACTGCTTGACCAGCATTTCTTCGAGCTTGCACACAGAGATCCTGTTCACCATCGCCAAGGGCAGTTCCACCTCCGAAGCACCACTGTTTCCATTCAGTGGTCCGTTAACAACCCATCCAAGCACTGTCTTTATAGCATATGGGCCATTCCCGCTACTGTTAATGACCTCCCAGGGTTCTAAAATCCTGGGAGCGTTAGTTCCAATTAACAGGTCGACGTTTGCTTTTATGTTTGGGATGTTTACCTTGGACAAATATGGCCACTTTGCCAGTTCTTCAGATGTTACCATGTTATTAATATTGACtggcatttgtgtctgtgtgagaaccTCTGGGAGAATATGAAAGTCATTGCTGTCCAGAGTAGATACCTCCAAGCCAATTAATGAATATGCTGGAACCACTTTTTTCTGCCCCATCGtgctcaacaggaagttgttttttctccctgtgaTGTTTAGCTTCCGCATTAGTTGTTCTGAGCAGAATGTGGCTGAACTTCCTGGATCCAAAAAGGCATACGTTTTTATTATGTGATTTCCCTTTGCACTTTTGACCTTCACAGGCAGGATGGATAACACACACCGGT
The nucleotide sequence above comes from Solea senegalensis isolate Sse05_10M linkage group LG3, IFAPA_SoseM_1, whole genome shotgun sequence. Encoded proteins:
- the krr1 gene encoding KRR1 small subunit processome component homolog isoform X2 produces the protein MASSMAGDGVSEKQSGKKSKKTKTEDESELLTVPDGWKEPMFTREDNPRGLLEESSFATLFPKYREAYLKECWPLVEKALGDTHIKASLDLIEGSMTVCTMKKTFDPYAILRARDLIKLLARSVPFEQAVRILQDDVACDIIKIGTLVRNRERFVKRRQRLIGPKGSTLKALELLTNCYVMVQGNTVSALGPFGGLKEVRKVVMDTMKNIHPIYNIKTLMIKRELSKDPDLRTQSWERFLPKFRHKNLAKRKEPKKKTVKKEYTPFPPAQPESQTDKELATGEFFLRESVKRRKKMEEIKVKQAEALTKKQEQRNKAFIPPKEKPLMKKTVKAPTENKLDIEAIKAKVQKAKTKKLGAPPVNPSPPASSTDKKKKKNKNKG
- the krr1 gene encoding KRR1 small subunit processome component homolog isoform X1 — its product is MASSMAGDGVSEKQSGKKSKKTKTEVDESELLTVPDGWKEPMFTREDNPRGLLEESSFATLFPKYREAYLKECWPLVEKALGDTHIKASLDLIEGSMTVCTMKKTFDPYAILRARDLIKLLARSVPFEQAVRILQDDVACDIIKIGTLVRNRERFVKRRQRLIGPKGSTLKALELLTNCYVMVQGNTVSALGPFGGLKEVRKVVMDTMKNIHPIYNIKTLMIKRELSKDPDLRTQSWERFLPKFRHKNLAKRKEPKKKTVKKEYTPFPPAQPESQTDKELATGEFFLRESVKRRKKMEEIKVKQAEALTKKQEQRNKAFIPPKEKPLMKKTVKAPTENKLDIEAIKAKVQKAKTKKLGAPPVNPSPPASSTDKKKKKNKNKG